A stretch of the Macaca mulatta isolate MMU2019108-1 chromosome 16, T2T-MMU8v2.0, whole genome shotgun sequence genome encodes the following:
- the ZPBP2 gene encoding zona pellucida-binding protein 2 isoform X3, with product MRTWVLLSAVLWCLTGVRCPRSTLFNTKGFVYGKTGQPGKIYVKLHQNSPVLICMDFKLSKKEIVDPTYLWIGPNEKTLTGNNRINITKTGQLMVKDFLEPLSGLYTCTLSYKTVKAETQEEKTVKKRYDFMVFAYREPDYSYQMAVRFTTKSCIGRYNDVFFRVLKKILDNLMSDLSCHVIEPSYKCHSVEIPEHGLIHELFIAFQVNPFAPGWKGACNGSVDCEDITNRNILQVRISWQEIE from the exons ATGCGAACGTGGGTCCTACTCTCCGCGGTGCTCTGGTGCCTCACAGGAG TCCGATGCCCGCGTTCTACGTTATTCAATACGAAGGGCTTCGTTTATGGCAAGACAGGACAGCCAG gcaaaatatatgtaaagttaCATCAAAATAGCCCAGTCCTTATCTGTATGGATTTTAAgctttctaaaaaagaaatagtggACCCCACCTACTTATGGATTGGGCCTAATGAAAAGACGTTAACAG gaaataatagaataaatataACTAAAACTGGACAGCTGATGGTGAAAGATTTTTTGGAGCCTTTGTCTGGACTTTACACATGTACTCTTTCTTATAAGACTGTTAAAGCAGAAACCCAAGAAGAAAAGACAGTCAAAAAGAGATATGACTTTATGGTCTTTG CCTATCGGGAACCTGATTATTCATATCAGATGGCTGTACGTTTTACCACAAAGTCTTGCATAGGGAGATACAATGATGTGTTCTTTAGAGTGCTGAAGAAAATCTTGGATAATCTAATGTCTGATTTGTCATGCCATGTCATAGAGCCATCATATAAATGCCATTCTGTTGAAATTCCAGAACATGGCCTCATACATGAGCTATTTATAGCATTtcaag ttaaTCCTTTTGCACCAGGGTGGAAAGGTGCTTGCAATGGATCTGTTGACTGTGAAGATATCACTAATCGTAATATCCTCCAGGTGAGAATTTCATG GCAAGAGATCGAATAG
- the ZPBP2 gene encoding zona pellucida-binding protein 2 isoform X1, translated as MRTWVLLSAVLWCLTGVRCPRSTLFNTKGFVYGKTGQPGKIYVKLHQNSPVLICMDFKLSKKEIVDPTYLWIGPNEKTLTGNNRINITKTGQLMVKDFLEPLSGLYTCTLSYKTVKAETQEEKTVKKRYDFMVFAYREPDYSYQMAVRFTTKSCIGRYNDVFFRVLKKILDNLMSDLSCHVIEPSYKCHSVEIPEHGLIHELFIAFQVNPFAPGWKGACNGSVDCEDITNRNILQARDRIEEFFWSQAYIFYHNFNKTLPAMHFVDHSLQVVRLDSCRPGFGKDESLHSNCASCCVVCSPATFSPDVDVTCQTCVSVLIYGAKSCP; from the exons ATGCGAACGTGGGTCCTACTCTCCGCGGTGCTCTGGTGCCTCACAGGAG TCCGATGCCCGCGTTCTACGTTATTCAATACGAAGGGCTTCGTTTATGGCAAGACAGGACAGCCAG gcaaaatatatgtaaagttaCATCAAAATAGCCCAGTCCTTATCTGTATGGATTTTAAgctttctaaaaaagaaatagtggACCCCACCTACTTATGGATTGGGCCTAATGAAAAGACGTTAACAG gaaataatagaataaatataACTAAAACTGGACAGCTGATGGTGAAAGATTTTTTGGAGCCTTTGTCTGGACTTTACACATGTACTCTTTCTTATAAGACTGTTAAAGCAGAAACCCAAGAAGAAAAGACAGTCAAAAAGAGATATGACTTTATGGTCTTTG CCTATCGGGAACCTGATTATTCATATCAGATGGCTGTACGTTTTACCACAAAGTCTTGCATAGGGAGATACAATGATGTGTTCTTTAGAGTGCTGAAGAAAATCTTGGATAATCTAATGTCTGATTTGTCATGCCATGTCATAGAGCCATCATATAAATGCCATTCTGTTGAAATTCCAGAACATGGCCTCATACATGAGCTATTTATAGCATTtcaag ttaaTCCTTTTGCACCAGGGTGGAAAGGTGCTTGCAATGGATCTGTTGACTGTGAAGATATCACTAATCGTAATATCCTCCAG GCAAGAGATCGAATAGAAGAATTTTTTTGGAGCCAAGCATATATTTTCTACCATAACTTTAATAAAACTCTACCAGCAATGCATTTTGTGGACCACAGTTTGCAAGTAGTACGTCTGGATAGCTGTCGACCAGGCTTTGGAAAAGATGAAAGTCTACACAGTAATTGCGCTAGCTGTTGTG tggtttgtagtcctGCGACTTTTAGTCCTGATGTTGATGTAACTTGTCAGACCTGCGTTTCTGTCCTTATCTACGGAGCTAAATCTTGCCCATAA
- the ZPBP2 gene encoding zona pellucida-binding protein 2 isoform X2: MDFKLSKKEIVDPTYLWIGPNEKTLTGNNRINITKTGQLMVKDFLEPLSGLYTCTLSYKTVKAETQEEKTVKKRYDFMVFAYREPDYSYQMAVRFTTKSCIGRYNDVFFRVLKKILDNLMSDLSCHVIEPSYKCHSVEIPEHGLIHELFIAFQVNPFAPGWKGACNGSVDCEDITNRNILQARDRIEEFFWSQAYIFYHNFNKTLPAMHFVDHSLQVVRLDSCRPGFGKDESLHSNCASCCVVCSPATFSPDVDVTCQTCVSVLIYGAKSCP; the protein is encoded by the exons ATGGATTTTAAgctttctaaaaaagaaatagtggACCCCACCTACTTATGGATTGGGCCTAATGAAAAGACGTTAACAG gaaataatagaataaatataACTAAAACTGGACAGCTGATGGTGAAAGATTTTTTGGAGCCTTTGTCTGGACTTTACACATGTACTCTTTCTTATAAGACTGTTAAAGCAGAAACCCAAGAAGAAAAGACAGTCAAAAAGAGATATGACTTTATGGTCTTTG CCTATCGGGAACCTGATTATTCATATCAGATGGCTGTACGTTTTACCACAAAGTCTTGCATAGGGAGATACAATGATGTGTTCTTTAGAGTGCTGAAGAAAATCTTGGATAATCTAATGTCTGATTTGTCATGCCATGTCATAGAGCCATCATATAAATGCCATTCTGTTGAAATTCCAGAACATGGCCTCATACATGAGCTATTTATAGCATTtcaag ttaaTCCTTTTGCACCAGGGTGGAAAGGTGCTTGCAATGGATCTGTTGACTGTGAAGATATCACTAATCGTAATATCCTCCAG GCAAGAGATCGAATAGAAGAATTTTTTTGGAGCCAAGCATATATTTTCTACCATAACTTTAATAAAACTCTACCAGCAATGCATTTTGTGGACCACAGTTTGCAAGTAGTACGTCTGGATAGCTGTCGACCAGGCTTTGGAAAAGATGAAAGTCTACACAGTAATTGCGCTAGCTGTTGTG tggtttgtagtcctGCGACTTTTAGTCCTGATGTTGATGTAACTTGTCAGACCTGCGTTTCTGTCCTTATCTACGGAGCTAAATCTTGCCCATAA